The nucleotide window GATGCTAGCTGGAAATTTTTCATCCCCAAGCATGTGCCATTATCTGTCATTAGCGATCATCCAAATCGAAGGGAATAGGATCCATCGGCCATCAATCACAGAAGGCGGAATCATTTCCGACCCTAATTGATCGACGGTGAATCTGGGCTCTCTGGCCCAATTTACATAAATCGTCTCCTTCGCTGCAATGTGACGGCCCAAGATCACTAACGGAATGCCCTGAATTTTAGGGAAGCGGATTAGATTAATCTGGGTTCTTGGATGGTTATTTATCACGTGTTTGATGTAATCGTCGGAAGCTTGTTTCGTTCCTAGAAAGTCCCTTTTCAGCCTCCTCTCTACGTCTCGTCTTTGCCATGCCTGCCGCTGGGCCACGCCacacagaagaagaaaagagatTTCTCCACGGAAATGCGACAACGAACAGTGAGGGACGGTCGGTCCCATCTGCGACCAGAATAAGCAACAATTGCTCTTGCATTTCATTATCATCCGAGCCGAAGAACGATGGCGGGATGATCGGACTTATCAAATCCGGTCTCAAACTTACTCTCAACTGTTAATTCTTCGTTCACCGGTCCACCGCCCCGGCCCCGATTAGAAGGCGGATCGAATCGGTGTTAAGTATGTCAGTAAATGGATGCTactttcctcttttttctctACTATATCCTCTTTTGCTCTGAGATCGCCATACATGATTGAGTTGTCTGTATCTTCTCGACAACTTCAATACACCCTTATAGTTGATGACTACGCTGCATATTAAAACTCATAAAGATATTCCCACGTATGTTATCATTACTTAAATGCGAGTAGTTGCCATTCGGACTAAGCTTCCGGGCATCGTTAAACCGAAATTTCAGGGTCTTCATCTCATTAGTTTTTCTCAGTTGCAGCGAGCACTGTAGACAGTAGATTGTTGTCGTCGTTATTTAAAATGAAAACAGTGAGTACAAGTACAATTTATTTTTCTCTTGATGCGTAGCCCATATGATTCTTCTGAAGATGGAATTAGCACGAATTTGCATTGGCTTATTATTAGTTCACAACGAGATTGAAGATATCATAAAAGAAGGAATTCCATTATATAGACTCTAAGGGTAGAGAGCAGAGTTAGGACTCATGAAGGTAGCATTAATCTCTTACCACATGCCTCAATATACCTAGTAGTAAACCATGTTTTGACCATTATCACCGCCAATCCCTACATTTACAGAGACAGGTCAGGATCCACTCCAAGTGCTAAATTAGCTATAGAGGCCGGAATAACCCATCCTTCCCAGATCATGTCGTCAATCATCTTATGTCAATGAGCATCCCAGTGCCAATCAGCAGAGAATATTAGCGATATTATTTTGCACCTCAACGATCACACATAGACAACCTAAACTTCGAAGATAATGTTAAAAGGCATGATATCACGGTACTTTAGATATACACACAAAGAAAGGTATCGAGGTGTCGATTCATCTTGTCCTCCGGATGCACTAGCTGGGGAAAGCTCTGCTGTTCACAAATTTAGAAAGGTAGGTGGGTTGGGAAATGGGCTTGCCAGCCTCCACATAGCCACCTATCCTGTTATCATAATGTGCCAGAAAGAATTAGTCATACGAAGGAGAGTGCCAGCATTGTGACCTCAAGGTATCCGTCCGTCAGTACTGCCGATTCCGTCCCCACCTAAGGCACAATAAGACTTTGAACAACAAGATGCTAGGTCCATTACAAATACCCATATACCCAAATACACCTAAAGAAAACGTACACCTTCGCCAATCtcatcttttccttctATTATCTGTGCTCTACCGCGCTTTACTAAGGTCTCTAATGCTTTTCGTAATACAGAAATAGGGAGCTCGTAGAATTCTAGAAATATGATGTACCCATTAGTTATTCGGGAAGTGAAAGACAGATAATACGAGGCAACAGATAGGCTTACCTGATGTATGTGAAAGATCACCATTGGTAATTTCGTAGAATGTCATGATACTAGAGTTGAGACCATTGTCCATAACCTGCATCACGAGTCGGTCAAAGTTACAGAAACGCCAACTATGTTGATCCTTACCCAATGGTATATTATATCCCCCCACTCCTCGGGTTTTCGCCAGTAGATCAAATACTGTGAATCTTGCTTCGGTGGGTATGCCGCTGCTTCACCTGGAACATATGTCAATTTCGAACACTTTTATATAGGATTAACAAGTAGTCTAGAGACTGCATACCATTCTTTACCATCTCACCCATCAGAGACTTCAGCGAAGGTGGCAACAACCTCCCTAGAAGATCGTCAGTAACCAGCCTGTTACCATAACCTTCAGTTGGTCGAGCGACTCACGGTTGATGGTCCGATTTTCGAACACCTCCAATACATCCTTCCCTGTACTGTCCGTATTCACTTCAAATACCCTCTCATGCCTTGACCAGTCGAGTACCAGCGTTCTCCAAAGTTGTAGCTGATGCGCCAACGTTTGAGGATTGGGTTGAAGTCTGTCATAAAAAGTTAACAGTCTCTTCAAAGAGGGTTACCAAATTCGAGACGGTTTTGCACGCCGAATTCGGGACAAAAGACGCCGGAGAACAAAAGACCTACGTGAAGAAAGGAGGAAAACTCCATATCGCCGGGTACTCAAACCCACCCACACTCTTGTGCGAGCGTAAAGGTGTAGGCGCCATCTCTCGGGAGGGCTTGCTGGGAAGTGTGACGGATTGGGAGGACATAACGTTTTGCGCTTGCCCTTGTAAATTGGACAGCTCAGCCTGGTACAGCTATCTGTGATTGAAATGCGTGACGAAGATTGAGGAGAAGGGACGCTGTGAAATGCAAAGGAAATGCTGAATACTTGACGACTGCAAGAACACCATTTTGGGGTCTCAGACCAAGTGGAGGTGTTGAACTCCTTCCGTCggcttcttctccttgatgATGGGGCGTGGAGCCGCCTCTTCACTCTCCTATGATAGCATCATGTACTCGTACATTGTAATTCCAATCAAGAAATAGCCAGCAATTAATCAGGCCGCATAAATTAATTATGCATTACCCGTAGTACATAGAATGACAGATGGAAAACGAAGTATCTAAACCGTAACTCTGACTCATATCACCTCTCAACAAAAGCGACTGTTTGTATAATTACTAGTAGCTGGTGACAACTCAATCAACTCCTAACGTCAAAACTCCACAATCCTCGGCCCAATCTGCTTCCAATCCCATTTTGCTGCTCTCTTCTAGGTAAAGGCACACCA belongs to Cryptococcus gattii WM276 chromosome I, complete sequence and includes:
- a CDS encoding uncharacterized protein (Similar to SGTC gene model, INSD accession EAL18636.1), giving the protein MSSQSVTLPSKPSREMAPTPLRSHKSVGGFEYPAIWSFPPFFTLQPNPQTLAHQLQLWRTLVLDWSRHERVFEVNTDSTGKDVLEVFENRTINRRLLPPSLKSLMGEMVKNGEAAAYPPKQDSQYLIYWRKPEEWGDIIYHWVMDNGLNSSIMTFYEITNGDLSHTSEFYELPISVLRKALETLVKRGRAQIIEGKDEIGEGHLVVQSLIVP